Within the Halomonas sp. HL-93 genome, the region TATGATTGATATCAATCCTTTATCTTCAGCAGACAAAGAGCCACTAAAGACAAGAGAAAGCCCGGAGAGAGCTAAAAACGCGATTTTTTTTCGATTTAACTGCATGTGAAACACCTCTTAGTTATGCTTGTTTTCTTTTAAGAACCGCGCCCACTGAGGGCACATCTCTACACAAATATACTGTCAAACAGCATTTGCGTTAGAAATACCTTTATTACTGTCAGTCGCTTTTCCATCCTGTTTTGAAACTCTTTTTTTCTTATTTTTGTATTGAACGTTATTGAGCATTACCGCCAGAACAATAACGCTGCCGGTGAAGACCATCTGCCAATAAGCTGATACCCCAATAATCACCAGCCCATCCGAAAGAAAGCCAATCACAAATGCACCCAATAAGGTATTACGTATAGACCCACGCCCACCCATCAAGGAGGCTCCACCAATCACAACTGCAGCAATTGCAGTCAGTTCGTATGTCGTCCCTGCAGTGGGGCCGGCTGAGGTTAGTTGTGACGCCAACACCACTCCAGCCAAGGCAGCGCATATTCCGGAAATAATATATACCGATAGCTTAACCCGATTGACAGGCACACCCGACAACTCTGCGGCACGCGCATTACCACCTGTTGAATAGATCCAGCGCCCATAGGGCGTTCGGCTAAGTGCTATGATACAAACGAGCGCCACCACAAAAAGGATGATGACGCCCACAGGGATACCCATAAGCTTATTAAAGCCTAGCCACTCAAACCCGGTATTACCTAGCTCGGGCTCTCCATCAAGGTCATTAAATGTTAAACCATCGGTAAGTAATAAAGCAGCGCCCCGTGCCACATAAAGCATTCCTAAAGTGGCGACAAAAGCAGGGACTTTAAAATAAGCGACCAAGACGCCATTAATAGCACCTACAAAGGCTCCCAAGAGACAAGTAAGCACTACCACCACCCATACTGAGGGGAAGACAGCTAAATTCAAAAACTCAATCTCAACGCCCTCAAGCAACATTCCTGCAAACACGCCGCAAAATGCCATCGTTGAACCTACTGATAAGTCTATCCCTCCAGTAAGAATTACGAACAGCATACCAATGCCTAATAATCCGAAAACAGCGACATGCGAGGACATTGTTAAAAAATTGCCTACGGTAAAATAATTTGCAGACAACATAGAGAATACTGCAATTATGACTAATAGGGCTAAAAACGCTCTGCCTTCTAACAACAGATTAGCAACATCAATGCCCTTATTATTATGATTAGACATATAAATCACCTGTATTAATTAAATTAAGCAGCTACTG harbors:
- a CDS encoding ABC transporter permease; the encoded protein is MSNHNNKGIDVANLLLEGRAFLALLVIIAVFSMLSANYFTVGNFLTMSSHVAVFGLLGIGMLFVILTGGIDLSVGSTMAFCGVFAGMLLEGVEIEFLNLAVFPSVWVVVVLTCLLGAFVGAINGVLVAYFKVPAFVATLGMLYVARGAALLLTDGLTFNDLDGEPELGNTGFEWLGFNKLMGIPVGVIILFVVALVCIIALSRTPYGRWIYSTGGNARAAELSGVPVNRVKLSVYIISGICAALAGVVLASQLTSAGPTAGTTYELTAIAAVVIGGASLMGGRGSIRNTLLGAFVIGFLSDGLVIIGVSAYWQMVFTGSVIVLAVMLNNVQYKNKKKRVSKQDGKATDSNKGISNANAV